The following proteins are co-located in the Massilia litorea genome:
- a CDS encoding (2Fe-2S)-binding protein produces MSKYTLNINGKRQAVDVEADTPLLWALRDALGLVGAKYGCGAGQCGACTVHIDGAPTRSCLLPVSNIGKAKITTIEGLARDHRHPLQLAWQELDVPQCGYCQSGQIMSACALLKQHPKPTDAQIDEAMAGNLCRCATYTRIRAGIHRAAEIAESAKHGKGKA; encoded by the coding sequence ATGAGTAAATACACGCTGAACATCAACGGCAAGCGGCAGGCGGTCGATGTCGAAGCCGACACCCCACTGCTGTGGGCGCTGCGCGACGCGCTCGGGCTGGTCGGGGCCAAGTACGGCTGCGGCGCGGGCCAGTGCGGCGCCTGCACCGTGCACATCGATGGCGCGCCGACCCGTTCCTGCCTGTTGCCGGTGTCGAACATCGGCAAGGCGAAGATCACGACCATCGAAGGGCTGGCCAGGGACCATCGCCATCCGCTGCAGCTCGCCTGGCAGGAACTCGATGTGCCGCAGTGCGGCTACTGCCAGTCGGGCCAGATCATGAGCGCCTGCGCCCTCCTGAAACAGCACCCGAAACCGACCGACGCCCAGATCGACGAAGCGATGGCCGGCAACCTGTGCCGCTGCGCGACCTATACCCGCATCCGCGCCGGCATCCACCGCGCCGCCGAGATCGCCGAGAGCGCGAAACACGGAAAGGGCAAGGCATGA
- a CDS encoding Hsp20/alpha crystallin family protein: MPRLFIHYKRRLTMNLVRRGSSPLAAYRPGTVEDGFGRLVESMFEDFFAPMTVGAGLRQGDTSIPRLDMTESEQAYEIQAEMPGVEKEDLKVAIDHQRVTIEGECRKANERREGENVVYSERSARKFMRSFTLPGEVDDAAAEAKLENGVLHLTLPKKQGGAARRLEIH; the protein is encoded by the coding sequence ATGCCGCGCTTGTTCATCCATTATAAAAGGAGGCTTACCATGAATCTCGTCAGGAGAGGCAGTTCGCCCCTGGCGGCCTATCGCCCCGGCACGGTCGAGGACGGGTTTGGCCGCCTCGTCGAAAGCATGTTCGAAGATTTCTTTGCGCCCATGACCGTGGGAGCCGGCCTGCGCCAGGGAGATACCAGCATCCCGCGCCTGGACATGACCGAGAGCGAGCAAGCCTATGAAATTCAGGCCGAAATGCCGGGCGTCGAGAAGGAAGACCTGAAGGTGGCGATCGACCATCAGCGCGTCACCATCGAAGGAGAATGCCGCAAGGCAAACGAGCGGCGCGAGGGCGAAAACGTGGTGTATTCTGAACGTTCAGCACGCAAGTTCATGCGCAGCTTCACCCTGCCTGGCGAAGTCGACGATGCGGCTGCGGAGGCAAAGCTGGAAAACGGGGTGCTGCACCTGACGCTGCCGAAGAAACAGGGCGGCGCAGCGCGGCGGCTTGAAATCCACTGA
- a CDS encoding xanthine dehydrogenase family protein molybdopterin-binding subunit — protein sequence MNAPLSSSRRGFLRAAGAGALVIGMGPGGVLAAQNAGKPAEEFAPNVFIRIGRDGVVTLISKQPEIGQGIKTSLPMVIAEELEIDWKDVRVVQGDLNPAYGSQGAGGSTSTPTNYNDFHRLGATARTVLVQAAAQAWGVPASECRALHGAVHHAASGRKLGYGALVPSASQLALPDAAQVQLKDPATYTLLGTRVGGVDNAAIVSGKPLFGIDVQLPGMLYAVYAKCPVFGGKPVSANLAAIKAMPGVKDAFIVEGTGNLNGLRPGVAIVATSTWAAFKARRALEVTWDEGAGAGHSWAGFAAQAEAAAGKPGTTVLRQDGDVRAALAGAAKTVEASYRYPFISHASMEPQNCTALFKPADGTLELWAPTQNPGAGQALISATFGIPKEKIVLHIIRSGGGFGRRLSSDFIVEAAAIAQRVKAPVKLTWTREDDLQHDHFRAGGFHHLRGGVDAQGKLVAWHNHFVTFANRIERDGKSILQPGSGGSLSGDEFPGRWLANCLLEQTALECRIPMGPWRAPGSNVFSWVFHSFIDELAHAGGRDPIEFRLELLGEKDIVPGTGERGQPYSVVRMRNVLKEVAEKSGWGKKQFARGQGAGVAFHFSHRGYVAEVAEVTVSKSGELRVDRVVVVTDIGAQIVNLSGAENQVQGSVIDGLSTLLHPELNIEGGRVVQSNFHEYKLLRMPETPPRIDIHFLKTDYPVTGLGEPVLPPLAPAVCNAIFAATGKRVRELPLSKTDLSWS from the coding sequence ATGAACGCGCCCCTGTCTTCCTCGCGCCGCGGCTTCCTGCGGGCCGCCGGCGCCGGTGCCCTCGTCATCGGCATGGGTCCGGGCGGCGTGCTGGCCGCACAGAACGCGGGCAAGCCGGCCGAAGAATTCGCGCCGAACGTCTTCATCCGCATCGGCCGCGACGGCGTCGTGACCCTGATATCGAAGCAGCCGGAAATCGGCCAGGGCATCAAGACTTCGCTGCCCATGGTCATCGCCGAAGAGCTCGAAATCGACTGGAAAGACGTGCGCGTCGTCCAGGGCGACCTGAACCCGGCCTACGGCAGCCAGGGCGCGGGCGGCTCGACCTCGACGCCGACCAATTACAACGATTTCCACCGCCTGGGCGCGACCGCGCGCACGGTGCTGGTCCAGGCGGCAGCCCAGGCCTGGGGTGTCCCGGCCTCCGAATGCCGCGCGCTTCATGGCGCCGTCCACCATGCCGCCAGCGGCCGCAAGCTCGGCTACGGCGCGCTGGTGCCAAGCGCATCGCAACTGGCGCTGCCGGACGCTGCCCAGGTCCAGCTGAAGGACCCGGCCACCTACACCCTGCTCGGCACCCGCGTCGGCGGCGTCGATAACGCGGCCATCGTCAGCGGCAAGCCATTGTTCGGCATCGACGTGCAATTGCCGGGCATGCTGTACGCGGTGTATGCGAAATGCCCTGTGTTCGGCGGCAAGCCGGTCAGTGCCAACCTGGCGGCGATCAAGGCCATGCCGGGCGTGAAGGATGCCTTCATCGTCGAGGGCACCGGGAACCTGAACGGCCTGCGTCCGGGCGTGGCGATCGTCGCCACTTCGACCTGGGCGGCGTTCAAGGCGCGCCGTGCGCTGGAAGTGACATGGGACGAAGGCGCCGGCGCCGGCCACAGCTGGGCCGGTTTTGCAGCCCAGGCCGAGGCCGCCGCCGGCAAGCCGGGCACGACGGTATTGCGCCAGGACGGCGACGTGCGCGCGGCCCTGGCCGGTGCCGCAAAAACCGTGGAAGCAAGCTACCGCTATCCCTTCATCTCGCATGCCAGCATGGAGCCGCAGAACTGCACCGCCCTGTTCAAGCCGGCGGACGGCACGCTGGAACTGTGGGCGCCGACCCAGAACCCGGGCGCCGGCCAGGCCCTGATCAGCGCGACCTTCGGCATCCCGAAGGAAAAGATCGTGCTCCACATCATCCGTAGCGGCGGCGGCTTCGGGCGGCGCCTCAGTTCGGACTTCATCGTCGAGGCCGCGGCCATCGCGCAACGGGTCAAGGCGCCGGTGAAACTGACCTGGACCCGCGAAGACGACCTGCAGCACGACCATTTCCGCGCCGGCGGTTTCCACCACCTGCGGGGCGGCGTCGATGCCCAGGGCAAGCTGGTCGCCTGGCACAACCATTTCGTCACCTTCGCCAACCGCATCGAGCGCGACGGCAAGAGCATTTTGCAGCCGGGCAGCGGCGGCAGCCTGTCCGGCGACGAATTCCCGGGACGCTGGCTGGCCAACTGCCTGCTCGAGCAGACCGCCCTCGAATGCCGGATCCCGATGGGACCGTGGCGTGCGCCGGGCAGCAATGTGTTTTCCTGGGTCTTCCACAGTTTTATCGACGAGCTGGCCCATGCGGGCGGGCGCGACCCGATCGAATTCCGCCTGGAACTGCTGGGAGAGAAGGACATCGTTCCCGGCACCGGCGAACGGGGACAGCCCTATAGCGTCGTGCGCATGAGGAATGTGTTGAAGGAAGTGGCCGAGAAGTCCGGCTGGGGCAAGAAGCAGTTCGCGCGCGGCCAGGGCGCGGGCGTCGCCTTCCACTTCAGCCATCGCGGTTATGTGGCGGAAGTGGCGGAGGTGACGGTCTCGAAGTCGGGCGAACTGAGGGTCGACCGGGTGGTCGTGGTGACCGACATCGGCGCCCAGATCGTGAATCTCTCCGGCGCCGAGAACCAGGTGCAGGGCTCGGTGATCGACGGCCTGTCGACGCTGCTGCACCCGGAACTGAACATCGAAGGCGGTCGCGTGGTGCAGAGCAACTTCCACGAGTACAAGCTGCTGCGCATGCCGGAAACGCCGCCGCGGATCGACATCCATTTCCTGAAGACCGATTATCCGGTCACGGGCCTGGGCGAGCCGGTGCTGCCGCCGCTCGCCCCGGCAGTATGCAATGCGATCTTCGCCGCGACGGGCAAGCGCGTGCGCGAACTACCGCTCAGCAAGACCGACCTGAGCTGGAGCTGA
- a CDS encoding SRPBCC family protein, with protein MRHTTTTDSSIEAGDLVKLLGGAAAGALLMYMLDPDRGSARRATSTSALRNAGTRTGSALGNAWHGIGERIGKAARQAGDAASEMLEDASDTAGKYVDEASSRASKYADEAGSRANRMLESAKPNGSARRSYEDAVDGASRMLDDASSSASAAASRFGRMASNAAGSAARALHLENRDDLSALLRNPAVVGGGVLGLIGLFRRSPVGAAVALGALALAARSSGGGGSALAKLLGSGRGRSIDLEKSIRIDASPDEVYDMWSNYENFPRFMSHVVDVRDMGRRRSHWVVQGPAGTQFEFDSVLTEQTKNRRLAWRSEPGAQIPNAGSVEFEPYRGGTRVTVRLSYSPPAGAIGHGLASLFGSDPKGQMDDDLARMKQYIERGKIPHDAAQREKSGSRFLH; from the coding sequence ATGCGACACACCACCACTACCGACAGCAGCATCGAAGCAGGCGATCTGGTCAAGTTGCTGGGCGGAGCCGCCGCAGGCGCCCTGCTGATGTACATGCTCGATCCCGACCGCGGCAGCGCACGACGCGCCACCTCGACCTCGGCGCTGCGCAACGCGGGTACGCGTACCGGCAGTGCGCTCGGCAATGCCTGGCACGGCATTGGCGAGCGCATCGGCAAGGCGGCCCGCCAGGCCGGCGACGCCGCCAGCGAGATGCTCGAGGACGCCAGCGACACCGCCGGCAAATATGTCGACGAAGCCAGCTCGCGCGCAAGCAAATATGCCGACGAAGCCGGCTCGCGCGCGAACCGCATGCTGGAGTCGGCCAAGCCGAACGGCTCGGCCCGCCGCAGCTATGAAGATGCGGTCGACGGCGCATCGCGCATGCTCGACGACGCATCGAGCAGCGCCAGTGCCGCCGCATCGCGCTTTGGCCGCATGGCCAGCAATGCCGCCGGCAGCGCAGCCAGGGCCCTGCACCTGGAGAACCGCGACGACCTGTCTGCCCTGCTGCGCAACCCGGCCGTGGTCGGTGGCGGCGTGCTCGGCCTGATCGGGCTGTTCCGCCGCTCGCCGGTGGGCGCCGCAGTTGCCCTGGGCGCGCTCGCGCTCGCCGCACGCAGCAGTGGCGGCGGCGGTTCGGCCCTGGCGAAGCTGCTCGGCAGCGGCCGCGGGCGCAGCATCGACCTCGAAAAATCGATCCGCATCGACGCCTCGCCGGACGAGGTGTACGACATGTGGAGCAACTACGAAAACTTCCCGCGCTTCATGTCGCATGTGGTCGACGTGCGCGACATGGGCCGCCGCCGCTCGCACTGGGTCGTGCAGGGTCCGGCCGGCACCCAGTTCGAATTCGATTCCGTGCTCACCGAGCAGACGAAGAACCGGCGCCTGGCCTGGCGCAGCGAACCGGGCGCGCAGATCCCGAATGCGGGCTCGGTCGAGTTCGAGCCCTACCGGGGCGGCACCCGGGTCACCGTGCGCCTGTCCTACTCTCCGCCGGCCGGCGCCATCGGCCATGGCCTGGCCTCGCTGTTCGGGTCCGACCCGAAAGGCCAGATGGACGATGACCTGGCGCGCATGAAGCAATACATCGAGCGCGGCAAGATTCCGCACGATGCGGCGCAGCGCGAGAAGTCGGGCAGCCGCTTCCTGCACTGA
- a CDS encoding ATP-dependent helicase: MSAAAAVAVPAHSSDPLAASVPAALPPVDDPFASLNPAQRLAVEHDIGAAASRPLLVVAGAGSGKTNTLAHRVARLIMAGADPQRILLLTFSRRAANEMTQRAGNVLQRIMGGSAGGVATLPWAGTFHSIGARLLREFSGRIGLDESFTIHDRGDSEDLMGLVRHEIGLTQTAKRFPLKGTCLSIYSRVVNSREPLDLVLQSTFPWCCEWEAELKRLFGAYVDAKQEQNVLDYDDLLLFWAEMASDPELGPEIGSLFDHVLVDEYQDTNRLQAAIITGMKPGGEGVMVVGDDAQSIYSFRGATVRNILDFPGQFSQPAQVITLDRNYRSTQPILDASNAVIAAALERHAKTLWTDKVASSLPQLVLIPDEAEQARWVCNRILEHREAGIKLTTQAVLFRAASHSAALELELMRRNIPFVKFGGLKFLEASHIKDVLAVLRFAQNPNGRMAGFRVLQLIPGIGPATATRLLDAMAAAPEALDAVEAFTPPSKSQGDWQDFVTLYRRLRTPGLRWPADIELVRDWYLPHLERLHDDATVRAADVAQLAQLAGGHGTRESFLAEITLDPPEATSDRAGPPLLDEDYLILSTIHSSKGQEWKSVHVLNVVDGCIPSDMSTGSAEEIEEERRLLYVAMTRAREHLHLVVPNRFFIKQQSQMGDRHVYAARTRFVTPAMLKHFEECVWITADTAKSNKPMPDSVRMLVRDRARSAWK, translated from the coding sequence ATGTCCGCTGCCGCCGCCGTCGCTGTGCCCGCTCACTCGTCCGATCCTTTGGCTGCATCCGTGCCGGCCGCTTTACCCCCTGTCGACGATCCTTTCGCCAGCCTCAATCCCGCGCAGCGCCTGGCGGTCGAGCACGACATCGGCGCAGCGGCCAGCCGGCCTTTGCTGGTCGTGGCCGGCGCCGGTTCGGGCAAGACGAATACCCTTGCGCACCGGGTGGCGCGCCTGATCATGGCCGGCGCCGATCCGCAGCGGATCCTGCTGCTGACCTTTTCGCGGCGCGCCGCCAACGAGATGACCCAGCGCGCCGGCAATGTACTGCAGAGGATCATGGGAGGCAGTGCGGGCGGCGTCGCGACGCTGCCCTGGGCCGGCACCTTCCACAGCATCGGTGCGCGCCTGCTGCGCGAATTTTCCGGGCGCATCGGCCTGGACGAATCGTTCACGATCCACGACCGCGGCGACTCCGAAGACCTGATGGGCCTGGTACGCCACGAGATCGGGCTGACCCAGACCGCCAAGCGTTTTCCCCTGAAAGGGACCTGTCTGTCGATCTATTCGCGGGTCGTGAATTCGCGCGAACCGCTCGACCTGGTTCTGCAGAGCACCTTCCCTTGGTGCTGCGAGTGGGAAGCGGAGCTGAAACGCCTGTTCGGCGCCTATGTCGACGCCAAGCAGGAGCAGAATGTGCTCGACTACGACGATCTGCTGCTGTTCTGGGCCGAGATGGCCTCGGACCCCGAACTCGGGCCCGAGATCGGTTCCCTGTTCGACCACGTGCTGGTCGACGAATACCAGGACACCAACCGCCTGCAGGCCGCCATCATCACCGGCATGAAGCCGGGCGGGGAGGGCGTGATGGTGGTCGGCGACGATGCCCAGTCGATCTATTCCTTCCGCGGCGCCACGGTGCGCAACATCCTCGACTTCCCGGGCCAGTTCTCGCAGCCGGCGCAGGTGATTACGCTCGACCGCAATTACCGCTCGACCCAGCCGATCCTCGACGCCTCGAACGCCGTGATCGCCGCCGCGCTCGAGCGCCACGCGAAAACGCTGTGGACGGACAAGGTCGCCAGCAGCCTGCCGCAGCTGGTCCTGATTCCCGACGAGGCCGAGCAGGCGCGCTGGGTCTGCAACCGCATCCTCGAACACCGCGAAGCGGGCATCAAGTTGACGACCCAGGCCGTGCTGTTCCGGGCGGCCAGCCATAGCGCGGCGCTGGAGCTCGAACTGATGCGCCGGAATATCCCGTTCGTGAAATTCGGCGGCCTGAAATTCCTGGAAGCCTCGCACATCAAGGACGTGCTGGCCGTGCTGCGCTTTGCCCAGAACCCGAACGGGCGCATGGCCGGCTTCCGGGTGCTGCAACTGATTCCGGGCATCGGCCCGGCCACGGCCACGCGCCTGCTGGACGCGATGGCCGCGGCGCCCGAAGCGCTGGACGCGGTCGAGGCCTTCACGCCGCCCTCGAAAAGCCAGGGCGACTGGCAGGATTTCGTTACCCTGTACCGGCGCCTGCGCACGCCGGGTTTGCGCTGGCCGGCCGACATCGAGCTGGTGCGCGACTGGTACTTGCCCCACCTCGAGCGCCTGCACGACGACGCGACAGTGCGCGCGGCCGACGTCGCCCAGCTGGCCCAGCTGGCGGGCGGCCACGGCACGCGCGAAAGTTTCCTGGCGGAGATCACGCTCGATCCGCCCGAGGCCACCAGCGACCGCGCCGGGCCGCCGCTGCTCGACGAAGATTATCTGATCCTGTCGACCATCCACTCGAGCAAGGGCCAGGAATGGAAGTCGGTGCACGTGCTGAATGTGGTGGACGGCTGCATTCCCTCCGATATGAGCACCGGAAGCGCCGAGGAAATCGAGGAGGAGCGGCGCCTGCTGTATGTCGCCATGACGCGCGCCAGGGAGCATCTGCACCTGGTGGTACCGAACCGTTTCTTCATCAAGCAGCAGTCGCAGATGGGCGATCGCCATGTGTATGCGGCGCGCACCCGCTTCGTGACGCCGGCCATGCTCAAGCATTTCGAGGAATGCGTCTGGATCACGGCGGACACGGCGAAATCGAACAAGCCGATGCCCGACAGTGTCCGGATGCTGGTGCGCGATCGTGCCCGCAGCGCGTGGAAGTGA
- a CDS encoding erythromycin esterase family protein: MTAAIDISAAALAAAARPLSGGPGDYDALMNLVGDARFVLIGEATHGTHEFYEERARLTQRLIREKGFTAVAVEADWPDAYRVNRYVRGEGLDADADAALSGFERFPAWMWRNADVATFIDWLRTHNAGVRAGPKVGFYGLDLYSLFTSVREVLNYLDKVDPTAAEEARRRYACFDHYGEDSQHYGYATGVGLSESCQQGVLTQLQELQQRAFDYMHADGASSEDAFFYAQQNARLVKNAEEYYRTMFRGRVSSWNLRDSHMAETLDALARHLSKGGEPAKIVVWEHNSHIGDARATHMGNLGEWNVGELVRKAYPGQTCLVGFSTYEGHVTAASEWDGPAERKRVRPGMSGSYEELLHHVGLPRYYLNLRDEGPARRLLQEERLERAIGVLYLPRTERQSHYFKAQLAQQFDAIIHIDQTEALVPLDATSGWHSGEPPETYPEGI, translated from the coding sequence ATGACGGCCGCGATCGACATCAGCGCGGCCGCGCTGGCGGCCGCCGCCCGTCCGCTCTCCGGTGGACCGGGCGACTACGACGCCCTGATGAATCTCGTGGGCGACGCCCGCTTCGTGCTGATCGGCGAAGCGACCCACGGCACCCACGAGTTCTACGAGGAACGGGCGCGCCTCACCCAGCGCCTGATCCGCGAGAAGGGATTCACCGCAGTTGCGGTCGAGGCCGACTGGCCCGATGCCTATCGTGTCAACCGCTACGTACGCGGCGAAGGCCTGGACGCCGACGCCGATGCCGCGCTGTCCGGCTTCGAACGCTTTCCGGCCTGGATGTGGCGTAACGCCGATGTCGCCACCTTCATCGACTGGCTGCGCACCCACAATGCCGGGGTCAGGGCGGGGCCGAAGGTCGGCTTCTACGGACTCGACCTCTACAGCCTGTTCACCTCGGTACGCGAAGTCCTCAATTACCTGGACAAGGTCGACCCGACCGCCGCCGAGGAAGCCCGGCGCCGCTATGCCTGCTTCGACCATTACGGCGAAGACAGCCAGCATTATGGTTACGCCACCGGCGTTGGCCTCTCCGAATCCTGCCAGCAAGGGGTACTGACCCAGCTGCAGGAACTGCAGCAGCGCGCCTTCGACTACATGCATGCCGATGGCGCCTCCAGCGAAGACGCTTTTTTCTACGCCCAGCAGAACGCGCGCCTGGTGAAGAACGCCGAGGAATACTACCGGACCATGTTCCGTGGCCGGGTCTCGTCCTGGAACCTGCGCGACAGCCACATGGCCGAGACGCTCGACGCCCTCGCGCGCCACCTGTCGAAGGGCGGCGAGCCCGCCAAAATCGTGGTCTGGGAACACAATTCCCACATCGGCGACGCCCGCGCCACCCATATGGGGAACCTGGGCGAATGGAATGTGGGCGAACTCGTGCGCAAGGCCTACCCGGGCCAGACCTGCCTGGTGGGCTTTTCGACCTACGAGGGGCATGTGACGGCGGCCTCGGAGTGGGACGGCCCGGCCGAGCGCAAGCGCGTGCGTCCCGGCATGTCCGGCAGCTACGAGGAATTGCTGCACCATGTCGGCCTGCCGCGCTACTACCTGAACCTGCGCGACGAGGGCCCCGCGCGCCGCCTGCTGCAGGAGGAGCGCCTGGAACGGGCGATCGGTGTGCTGTATTTGCCGCGCACCGAACGCCAGAGCCATTACTTCAAGGCCCAGCTGGCCCAGCAGTTCGATGCCATCATCCACATCGACCAGACCGAAGCACTGGTGCCGCTCGACGCAACCAGCGGCTGGCATTCGGGCGAGCCGCCGGAGACGTATCCGGAGGGGATTTAA
- a CDS encoding phosphoribosyltransferase encodes MHGIGVITMAEVRRFKNRAQAGKLLAKALGVYAHQPDAVVLALPRGGVPVAFAVAMTLDLELDILLVRKLGLPYQPEYAIGAVGSGGVRVLQPGVPGLLGVTQEQVDAITARELLEIERRTRLYRGGRAQPVLAGRTVIIVDDGIATGSTMLAAVQVARGHDARRVVVAAPVAPPDTLAALEAVADEVVCLAAPPHFRAVSQWYETFDQTSDEEVQDLLAMAWRSGADRTPRMQP; translated from the coding sequence ATGCACGGAATCGGGGTGATCACGATGGCCGAGGTCCGCCGTTTCAAGAACCGCGCGCAGGCCGGCAAATTGCTCGCGAAAGCGCTGGGCGTTTACGCGCACCAGCCTGACGCGGTCGTGCTGGCACTGCCGCGCGGCGGCGTCCCGGTTGCGTTCGCAGTGGCGATGACGCTCGATCTCGAGCTCGACATCCTGCTGGTGCGCAAGCTGGGCCTGCCCTACCAGCCCGAGTACGCCATCGGCGCGGTCGGCAGCGGCGGCGTGCGGGTCTTGCAGCCGGGCGTGCCCGGGCTGCTGGGCGTGACACAGGAACAGGTCGACGCGATCACCGCGCGCGAACTGCTCGAGATCGAACGGCGCACCCGCCTCTACCGGGGCGGGCGCGCGCAGCCGGTGCTGGCCGGCCGGACGGTGATCATCGTCGACGACGGCATCGCCACCGGTTCGACGATGCTGGCCGCGGTGCAGGTGGCGCGCGGGCATGACGCCCGGCGCGTCGTCGTCGCCGCACCGGTCGCCCCGCCCGATACGCTCGCGGCGCTGGAGGCGGTGGCCGACGAAGTGGTCTGCCTGGCAGCACCGCCGCATTTTCGCGCGGTGAGCCAGTGGTACGAGACGTTCGACCAGACGAGCGACGAGGAAGTGCAGGACTTGCTGGCAATGGCCTGGCGCAGCGGGGCAGATCGCACGCCCCGCATGCAACCCTAG
- a CDS encoding chromate transporter, whose protein sequence is MNGAIHITLAWHDWLNLFAHYMLLSLMSLGGAISTTSEMHRFLVEQHGWLSQAQFNDSIALAQAAPGPNVLFVALMGWNVGMNAGSTSAAFLGVATTMIGILLPSTIFTYQVAQWGHRNRELRPVRAFKQGMAPVVIALLLSTSWILASSAGGSGYHWPLWLLTLSSCLVIWRTKLHLLWVLGAGALLGALGFV, encoded by the coding sequence ATGAACGGCGCCATCCACATCACTCTCGCCTGGCATGACTGGCTGAACCTGTTCGCCCACTACATGCTGTTGTCCCTGATGTCGCTCGGCGGTGCGATCTCGACCACTTCTGAGATGCACCGCTTCCTGGTCGAGCAGCATGGCTGGCTGAGCCAGGCCCAGTTCAACGATTCGATCGCGCTGGCCCAGGCCGCGCCGGGCCCGAATGTGCTGTTCGTGGCCCTGATGGGCTGGAATGTCGGCATGAACGCCGGCAGCACCAGCGCCGCCTTTCTCGGCGTGGCGACGACCATGATCGGGATCCTGCTGCCCTCGACCATCTTCACTTACCAGGTCGCGCAATGGGGGCACCGCAACCGCGAGCTGCGCCCGGTGCGCGCCTTCAAGCAGGGCATGGCGCCGGTCGTGATCGCCCTGCTGCTGTCCACCAGCTGGATCCTGGCCAGTTCGGCGGGCGGCAGCGGCTACCACTGGCCGCTCTGGCTGCTGACGCTGTCCAGCTGCCTCGTCATCTGGCGCACGAAACTGCACCTGCTGTGGGTGCTGGGGGCCGGTGCATTATTGGGAGCGCTCGGCTTCGTGTAG
- the fghA gene encoding S-formylglutathione hydrolase — translation MLTLLSEHASFGGVQRFYQHESSAIGLPMRFSVYLPPGAEGKHLPVLFYLAGLTCTEETFAIKGGFQRVAAEEGLIVVAPDTSPRGAGVPGETDSWDFGVGAGFYVDATEEPWSRHYRMYSYILELRELVLREFGADAERCGIFGHSMGGHGALVLALRKPELFRSVSAFAPIAAPSRCPWGEKAFGGYLGPDRARWRAWDATELVAEGPVRFPQGILVDEGLADKFLPDQLNPEAFEAACSAAGQPLTLRRHAGYDHGYYFIASFVEDHLRFHRRQLG, via the coding sequence ATGCTTACTCTCCTCAGCGAACACGCCTCGTTCGGCGGCGTCCAGCGTTTCTACCAGCACGAATCAAGCGCCATCGGCCTGCCGATGCGGTTCTCGGTCTACCTGCCGCCGGGCGCCGAAGGAAAACACCTGCCGGTGCTGTTCTACCTCGCCGGCCTGACCTGCACCGAAGAGACCTTCGCGATCAAGGGCGGCTTCCAGCGCGTCGCCGCCGAGGAAGGCCTGATCGTGGTCGCGCCCGATACCAGCCCGCGCGGCGCCGGCGTGCCGGGCGAGACCGACAGCTGGGACTTCGGCGTAGGGGCCGGCTTCTACGTCGACGCGACCGAGGAGCCGTGGTCGCGCCACTACCGCATGTACAGCTACATCCTCGAGCTGCGCGAACTGGTGCTGCGCGAATTCGGCGCCGACGCCGAACGCTGCGGCATCTTCGGCCACTCGATGGGCGGCCATGGGGCACTGGTGCTGGCCCTGCGCAAGCCCGAGCTGTTCCGTTCGGTGTCGGCCTTTGCGCCGATCGCCGCCCCGAGCCGCTGCCCCTGGGGCGAAAAAGCCTTCGGCGGCTACCTGGGCCCGGACCGCGCGCGCTGGCGCGCCTGGGACGCCACCGAGCTGGTGGCCGAGGGTCCGGTGCGCTTCCCGCAAGGCATCCTGGTCGACGAGGGCCTGGCCGACAAATTCCTGCCGGACCAGCTCAACCCCGAGGCCTTCGAGGCCGCCTGCAGCGCCGCCGGCCAGCCCCTGACCCTGCGCCGCCACGCCGGCTACGACCACGGTTATTACTTCATCGCCAGCTTCGTCGAAGACCACTTGCGCTTCCACCGCCGCCAGCTCGGCTGA
- a CDS encoding chromate transporter, whose protein sequence is MTSPPSAFEHPRPESLLDLFVAFTVLALQGFGGVLAVVQRELVERKRWLSNEEFIEDWAVAQIMPGPNVVNLSMMIGARYFGLRGALTALAGMLAVPLVLILLLAILHARFAGNAQVAGALRGMAAVSAGLIAATGLKMSVALKRNPVPLQWCVAIGAIGFVLVALLKFPLAYVLLALGGLGCVLAYRNLR, encoded by the coding sequence ATGACTTCACCGCCCTCCGCTTTCGAACACCCGCGTCCCGAATCCCTGCTCGACCTGTTCGTCGCCTTTACCGTCCTGGCCCTGCAAGGCTTCGGCGGCGTGCTGGCGGTCGTCCAGCGCGAGCTCGTCGAGCGCAAACGCTGGCTGAGCAACGAAGAGTTCATCGAGGACTGGGCGGTCGCGCAGATCATGCCCGGGCCGAACGTCGTCAACCTGTCGATGATGATCGGCGCCCGCTATTTCGGCCTGCGCGGCGCGCTGACGGCGCTGGCCGGCATGCTGGCCGTACCGCTGGTGCTGATCCTGCTGCTGGCGATCCTGCACGCGCGCTTTGCCGGCAACGCCCAGGTGGCCGGCGCCCTGCGCGGCATGGCGGCGGTCTCGGCCGGCCTGATCGCGGCGACCGGCCTCAAGATGTCGGTGGCGCTCAAGCGCAATCCGGTGCCCCTGCAGTGGTGCGTGGCGATCGGCGCCATCGGCTTCGTGCTCGTCGCCCTGCTGAAATTTCCCCTGGCTTATGTGCTGCTTGCCCTTGGCGGCCTCGGCTGCGTGCTGGCTTACAGGAACCTGCGATGA